From the genome of Lotus japonicus ecotype B-129 chromosome 6, LjGifu_v1.2, one region includes:
- the LOC130725247 gene encoding uncharacterized protein LOC130725247, which translates to MEGLTVAGQKEKKKLVSGTQTPKTPKASQVSVPEKKTTKDKKDEKIAASTGRKRKHVAETESKPDVEPDVPDISTSAKKRIKGKRIPLNVPEAPIDNELHEDALELKEVMDLLFDAGLMKTVKDIGRCYTQLVRDFIVNIPTDCDDESSSEYRKVYIRGKCVNFSPKVVNEFLGRSPVAGTDEEPDLNRVAMTLTGKMVKKWPKKGLLLSRKLTTKYVVLFKIGCANWMATNHLSGVTAPLARMLYLIGTGGEFDFGKLVFDQTLKHAGSYAVRLPILFPCLLSELIVQQHHHVVRADEPQGKSPMPLKFDYRMFAGTHVLDIVLSATKGSASASGTQAVGSSKDDILAELRGCLQVLG; encoded by the exons ATGGAG gGCCTTACAGTTGCAGGtcagaaagaaaagaagaaactggTTTCTGGTACTCAGACTCCCAAAACCCCAAAAGCATCTCAGGTCTCAGTTCCTGAGAAGAAGACAACGAAGGACAAGAAAGATGAGAAGATTGCTGCATCCACTGGAAGGAAGAGGAAACATGTTGCTGAAACTGAATCTAAACCAGATGTCGAGCCTGATGTTCCTGACATTTCCACCTCTGCCAAGAAAAGGATCAAGGGGAAGAGAATTCCTTTGAATGTTCCAGAGGCACCCATTGACAAT gaACTCCATGAAGATGCTTTGGAACTCAAGGAGGTCATGGATCTGTTGTTTGATGCAGGTTTGATGAAGACTGTCAAGGACATTGGCAGATGCTATACTCAACTGGTTAGGGACTTCATTGTGAACATCCCTACAGACTGTGATGATGAGAGCAGTTCTGAGTATAGGAAGGTCTATATTAGAGGAAAGTGTGTTAATTTTTCTCCTAAAGTTGTTAATGAGTTTTTGGGAAGAAGTCCGGTTGCTGGGACTGATGAAGAGCCCGATTTGAATAGGGTTGCTATGACCCTGACTGGCAAGATGGTCAAGAAGTGGCCAAAGAAAGGATTGCTTCTTTCTAGGAAGTTAACTACCAAGTATGTTGTACTTTTCAAGATTGGATGTGCAAATTGGATGGCAACAAATCACTTGTCTGGTGTAACTGCTCCCCTAGCCAGGATGCTCTATCTGATTGGAACTGGTggtgagtttgattttggtAAACTTGTTTTTGACCAGACTCTGAAGCATGCAGGTTCTTATGCTGTGAGACTGCCAATTCTTTTTCCCTGCCTCTTGTCTGAACTGATTGTACAACAACATCATCATGTTGTGAGGGCTGATGAACCACAAGGTAAGAGCCCTATGCCTCTCAAGTTTGATTATCGCATGTTTGCTGGGACACATGTTCTAGACATTGTGCTGTCTGCAACAAAGGGCTCTGCCAGTGCCAGTGGCACTCAGGCAGTTGGTTCAAGCAAAGATGATATCTTGGCTGAATTGAGGGGTTGTCTCCAAGTCCTTGGATGA